From Strigops habroptila isolate Jane chromosome 10, bStrHab1.2.pri, whole genome shotgun sequence, one genomic window encodes:
- the LOC115613974 gene encoding cytochrome P450 1B1, protein MEAACNSMALERLGEALGGVPPLQSSLLLLLCLLTAIHLGKLLLQQRRRQSQRRAPPGPFPWPLIGNAAQLGSAPHLSFARLASTYGAVFQLRLGRWPVVVLNGERAIRQALVRQGAAFAGRPPFPSFRLVSGGRSLAFGGYSELWKLHRRAAHTTVRAFSTGSPGTRRLLERHLLGEARALVALLVRDSAGGAFFDPSRVLVVAVANVMSALCFGRRYSHGDGEFLRLVGRNEQFGRAVGAGSLVDALPWLQRFPSPVRAAYRAFRDLNRDFYGFVRGKFLQHQRSLRPGAAPRDMMDAFIRLQREQPRLQLEHVPATVTDIFGASQDTLSTALQWLLIFLIRYPNVQAKMQEEVDRIVGRDRLPCAEDQPHLPYITAFLYESMRFSSFVPVTIPHATTTNTFIMGYLIPKDTVIFINQWSVNHDPAKWSNPEDFDPTRFLDENGFINKDLTSSVMIFSLGKRRCIGEELSKVQLFLFTSILVHQCNFIANPNEDPKMDFTYGLTIKPKPFTLNVTLRDTMDLLDQAVQRLQAEKAASENQLSANA, encoded by the exons ATGGAAGCAGCGTGCAACAG CATGGCCCTCGAGAGGCTCGGGGAAGCCCTGGGCGGCGTCCCCCCCTTGCAaagctccctgctgctcctcctctgcctgctcacCGCTATCCACCTGGGCaagctcctcctgcagcagcgcCGGCGGCAGAGCCAGCGCCGGGCGCCGCCGGGCCCCTTCCCCTGGCCCCTGATCGGCAACGCGGCGCAGCTGGGCAGCGCCCCGCACCTCTCCTTCGCCCGCCTGGCCAGCACCTACGGCGCCGTGTTCCAGCTGCGCCTGGGGCGCTGGCCCGTGGTGGTGCTGAACGGGGAGCGCGCCATCCGCCAGGCGCTCGTCCGCCAGGGGGCCGCGTTCGCGGGGCGGCCGCCGTTCCCGTCGTTCCGGCTGGTGTCGGGCGGGCGCAGCCTGGCCTTCGGCGGCTACTCGGAGCTGTGGAAGCTGCACCGCCGGGCGGCGCACACCACGGTGCGCGCCTTCTCCACCGGCAGCCCCGGCACCCGCCGCCTCCTGGAGCGCCACCTGCTGGGCGAGGCGCGGGCGCTGGTGGCGCTGCTGGTGCGCGACAGCGCCGGCGGCGCCTTCTTCGACCCGTCGCgggtgctggtggtggccgTGGCCAACGTGATGAGCGCCCTGTGCTTCGGCCGCCGCTACAGCCACGGCGACGGCGAGTTCCTGCGCCTCGTGGGGCGCAACGAGCAGTTCGGGCGGGCGGTGGGCGCCGGCAGCCTGGTGGACGCGCTGCCCTGGCTCCAGCGCTTCCCCAGCCCCGTGCGCGCCGCGTACCGCGCCTTCCGCGACCTCAACCGCGACTTCTACGGCTTCGTGCGCGGCAAGTTCCTGCAGCACCAGCGCAGCCTGCGCCCGGGGGCCGCCCCCCGCGACATGATGGACGCCTTCATCCGCCTGCAGCGGGAGCAGCCGCGGCTGCAGCTCGAGCACGTGCCCGCCACCGTCACCGACATCTTCGGCGCCAGCCAGGACACCCTCTCCACCGCCCTGCAGTGgctcctcatcttcctcatcaG GTATCCGAATGTGCAGGCTAAAATGCAAGAAGAAGTGGATAGGATTGTTGGAAGAGACCGTCTGCCATGTGCTGAGGATCAGCCTCACTTGCCCTACATCACAGCTTTCTTGTATGAATCCATGCGCTTCAGCAGCTTCGTGCCTGTCACCATCCCACATGCCACCACAACCAACACCTTCATAATGGGCTACCTCATTCCCAAGgacacagtgatttttattaatCAGTGGTCAGTGAATCACGATCCAGCAAAATGGTCCAACCCGGAGGATTTTGATCCAACAAGATTCTTAGATGAGAATGGATTCATCAATAAAGATCTTACTAGTAGCGTGATGATTTTCTCACTAGGCAAACGTCGGTGTATTGGAGAGGAGTTATCCAAGGTGCAGCTCTTTCTCTTTACCTCCATACTGGTGCATCAGTGCAATTTTATTGCTAATCCAAACGAGGACCCTAAAATGGACTTTACCTATGGGTTGACCATTAAACCTAAGCCATTTACCTTGAATGTTACTCTTAGAGATACCATGGATTTGCTTGATCAGGCTGTCCAAAGACTGcaagcagagaaagcagccaGTGAAAATCAGCTGTCAGCAAATGCCTAA